The proteins below come from a single Crossiella sp. CA-258035 genomic window:
- a CDS encoding ATP-binding cassette domain-containing protein — MLSGTGLVAGYRSGVPVLSNVDIQVARGEVVGLAGPSGCGKSTLARVLTLLMAPWAGEVRVDGEPVRGFRHAAPRAQRTAIGVVFQQPRLSVDPRFTLQEVVAEPLRANGVRAVEDRVAELVEQVGLTGELLRRRPHEVSDGQLQRACLARALALEPRYLVCDEMTAMLDASTTAALVGVVAEHGNSTGTGVLAISHDEPLLSVWADRVVRWRDDGEEQ; from the coding sequence GTGCTGAGCGGGACCGGCCTGGTCGCCGGATACCGCAGCGGGGTGCCGGTGTTGTCCAATGTGGACATTCAGGTGGCGCGCGGGGAAGTGGTCGGGCTGGCCGGGCCGAGCGGGTGCGGGAAGTCCACGCTGGCCAGGGTGCTGACGCTGCTGATGGCTCCGTGGGCAGGTGAGGTCAGGGTGGACGGCGAGCCGGTGCGCGGGTTCCGGCACGCCGCGCCGCGGGCGCAGCGGACCGCGATCGGGGTGGTCTTCCAGCAGCCCCGGCTCAGCGTGGACCCCCGGTTCACCTTGCAGGAGGTCGTGGCCGAACCCTTGCGGGCCAACGGGGTACGAGCCGTGGAGGACCGGGTGGCCGAGCTGGTCGAGCAGGTCGGGCTGACCGGCGAGCTGCTGCGGCGGCGGCCGCACGAGGTCAGCGACGGGCAGCTGCAACGGGCCTGCCTGGCCAGGGCGCTCGCGCTGGAACCGCGCTACCTGGTCTGCGATGAGATGACCGCGATGCTGGACGCCTCCACCACCGCCGCGCTGGTCGGCGTGGTGGCCGAGCACGGCAACTCCACCGGCACCGGGGTGCTGGCCATCAGCCACGACGAACCGCTGCTCTCGGTATGGGCGGACCGGGTCGTGCGGTGGCGCGACGACGGGGAGGAACAATGA
- a CDS encoding ABC transporter ATP-binding protein, translating to MTLGSESLLDVRELSVRFRLGRGRPEVHAVTDVSFSLAPGELLGLVGESGCGKSVLAAALLGLLPANARLRGEAVLSAPEDEPVELLGAPESVLSQRVRGRLVGLVPQSAAAHLTPVRTAGAQLVEAVRVLRPDERDPVLVAEGLAERVGLDPVFLKRYPHELSGGTAQRVAVALALAGDPPVVLADEPTAGLDRPLVERTVDLLADLAREGRAVLLITHDLAAASRVATDLAVMYASRLVERGPAAKLFDTPWHPYTEGLLGALPTGGFRAIPGHPPELTALPEGCAFRPRCPVAEDCGGDPALVRHGDRYVACRQPC from the coding sequence GTGACCCTCGGGAGCGAGTCCTTGCTGGATGTGCGTGAGCTGTCCGTGCGGTTCCGGCTGGGCCGGGGGCGGCCAGAGGTGCACGCGGTCACCGACGTCTCCTTCAGCCTGGCTCCCGGCGAGCTGCTGGGGCTGGTGGGGGAGAGTGGGTGTGGCAAGTCGGTGCTGGCGGCCGCGCTGCTGGGACTGTTGCCCGCCAACGCGCGGCTGCGCGGCGAGGCGGTGCTGAGCGCGCCGGAGGACGAGCCGGTCGAGTTGCTGGGCGCGCCGGAAAGCGTGCTCTCGCAACGGGTTCGCGGACGGCTGGTCGGGCTGGTGCCGCAGTCGGCCGCGGCGCACCTGACGCCGGTGCGGACCGCGGGGGCGCAGCTGGTGGAGGCGGTGCGGGTGCTGCGGCCGGACGAGCGCGATCCGGTGTTGGTCGCGGAGGGGCTGGCCGAGCGGGTCGGGCTGGATCCGGTGTTCCTCAAGCGGTATCCGCACGAGCTCTCCGGTGGCACGGCGCAGCGGGTGGCGGTGGCGCTGGCACTGGCCGGGGACCCGCCGGTGGTGCTGGCCGACGAGCCGACCGCCGGGCTGGACCGGCCGCTGGTGGAGCGGACCGTGGACCTGTTGGCCGACCTGGCGCGGGAGGGCAGGGCGGTGCTGCTGATCACGCACGACCTGGCCGCGGCCAGCCGGGTGGCCACCGACCTCGCGGTGATGTACGCGAGCAGGCTGGTGGAGCGCGGCCCGGCGGCGAAGCTCTTCGACACGCCTTGGCATCCCTACACCGAGGGGCTGCTCGGCGCGCTGCCGACCGGCGGTTTCCGGGCCATTCCAGGACATCCACCGGAGCTGACCGCGCTGCCCGAGGGTTGCGCGTTCCGGCCGCGCTGCCCGGTCGCCGAGGACTGCGGCGGCGATCCGGCGCTGGTGCGGCACGGGGACCGCTACGTCGCGTGCAGGCAGCCGTGCTGA
- a CDS encoding ABC transporter permease, with protein MVETASLERTWRSAARKRAGTPRGKGAAGRARLRLWLGIGTLVALVLGAVLLPWLGGLDESSVDYRSIRLAPSLEHPFGTDGGGRDLVLRTFAGLRVSLLVAALCAVLSTVLGVLVGGLSGLVGGWTDRLLMRLVDTVNAVPHLLLGIVIVALYRGSLTAVVASIALTHWTTVARIVRAEVLSLRQRPFVDAAISGGSSRWRVLRRHLLPAVVPQAAVSAVLLLPHAVWHETALSFLGLGLPPHLASIGNILTEGRQAVLLGAWWIVALPSVVLVVATLAVSGVAAVWRDRLVPRRRSELAL; from the coding sequence ATGGTTGAGACAGCGTCGCTGGAGCGCACCTGGCGGTCCGCGGCCAGGAAACGGGCCGGCACACCGCGCGGCAAGGGCGCGGCGGGGCGGGCCCGGCTGCGGTTGTGGCTGGGGATCGGCACGTTGGTCGCGCTGGTGCTGGGCGCGGTCCTGCTGCCCTGGCTGGGCGGACTGGACGAGTCCTCTGTGGACTACCGGTCGATCCGGCTGGCGCCGAGCCTGGAGCACCCCTTCGGCACCGACGGCGGTGGGCGGGACCTGGTGCTGCGGACCTTCGCGGGGCTGCGGGTCTCGTTGCTGGTGGCCGCGTTGTGCGCGGTGCTGTCCACGGTGCTCGGGGTGCTGGTCGGCGGGCTGTCCGGGCTGGTCGGCGGCTGGACCGACCGGCTGCTGATGCGGCTGGTGGACACGGTGAACGCGGTGCCGCACCTGTTGCTGGGCATCGTGATCGTCGCGCTGTACCGGGGCAGCCTGACCGCGGTGGTGGCCTCGATCGCGCTGACGCACTGGACCACGGTGGCCCGGATCGTGCGGGCCGAGGTGTTGTCGTTGCGGCAGCGGCCTTTTGTGGACGCGGCGATCTCCGGCGGGTCCTCGCGCTGGCGGGTGCTGCGGCGGCATCTGCTGCCCGCGGTGGTGCCGCAGGCGGCGGTGTCCGCGGTGCTGTTGCTGCCGCACGCGGTGTGGCACGAGACCGCGCTGAGCTTCCTCGGCCTCGGGCTGCCGCCGCACCTGGCCAGCATCGGCAACATCCTCACCGAGGGCAGGCAGGCCGTGTTGCTGGGCGCGTGGTGGATCGTGGCGCTGCCCTCGGTGGTGCTGGTGGTGGCCACCCTGGCGGTGTCCGGGGTGGCGGCGGTGTGGCGGGACCGGCTGGTGCCGCGGCGGCGATCGGAGCTGGCGCTGTGA
- a CDS encoding ABC transporter permease — translation MSAGAPSRARAIGLLALRRLAFAVPVLLVVAVAVFLLGAASPFDPVYQYYGVQIFSASAEDVARARTELGLDDSVFVQFGRWAGTLLTGDLGDSRSFRQPVAQVIAERLPWTLLLVTVGLLLAVLIAMVLGVLAAWRQGGWLDRAVTATGHALEGIPPFVLGLVAVAVFTLGLGWLPGGGLTDAGETASFAQVATHLVLPAVVLGVSQSPWLVLHIRQSLLTVLAEDHVTGARARGLGEPMVVLRHALPTALLPFVTLLGARVPELVTGAVLVEEVFSWPGVAGAVVKSALAVDFPLLVALSLLATAAVLAGSLLADVAAALLDPRVATDG, via the coding sequence GTGAGCGCCGGCGCGCCCAGCCGGGCCCGGGCCATCGGGCTGCTCGCCTTGCGCCGCTTGGCGTTCGCGGTCCCGGTGCTGCTGGTGGTGGCGGTCGCGGTGTTCCTGCTGGGCGCCGCCTCCCCGTTCGACCCGGTGTACCAGTACTACGGGGTGCAGATCTTCAGCGCCAGCGCCGAGGACGTGGCGCGGGCCCGCACCGAGCTCGGCCTGGACGACTCGGTGTTCGTCCAGTTCGGACGGTGGGCCGGCACGCTGCTGACCGGGGATCTCGGTGACAGCCGGTCGTTCCGGCAGCCGGTGGCGCAGGTGATCGCCGAACGGCTGCCCTGGACCCTGCTGCTGGTCACCGTCGGCCTGCTGCTCGCGGTGCTGATCGCGATGGTGCTCGGCGTGCTCGCGGCCTGGCGGCAGGGCGGCTGGCTGGACCGGGCGGTCACCGCGACCGGCCATGCGCTGGAAGGGATTCCGCCGTTCGTGCTCGGCCTGGTCGCGGTGGCGGTGTTCACCCTCGGCCTGGGCTGGCTGCCCGGCGGCGGGCTGACCGACGCTGGCGAGACGGCGAGTTTTGCGCAGGTGGCCACGCACCTGGTGCTGCCCGCGGTGGTGCTCGGGGTGTCGCAGTCGCCGTGGCTGGTCCTGCACATCCGGCAGTCGCTGCTGACCGTGCTGGCCGAGGACCACGTGACCGGCGCGCGGGCCCGCGGGCTCGGTGAGCCGATGGTGGTGCTGCGGCACGCGTTGCCCACCGCGCTGCTGCCGTTCGTGACCCTGCTCGGCGCGCGGGTGCCGGAGCTGGTGACCGGGGCGGTGCTGGTGGAGGAAGTGTTCTCCTGGCCCGGCGTGGCCGGTGCGGTGGTGAAGTCGGCGCTGGCGGTGGACTTCCCGTTGCTGGTGGCGCTGTCGCTGCTGGCGACCGCGGCCGTGCTGGCGGGTTCGCTGCTGGCCGATGTGGCCGCGGCGCTGCTGGATCCGAGGGTGGCCACCGATGGTTGA
- a CDS encoding ABC transporter substrate-binding protein translates to MKRRQVALLLPAMIASVAVAAACTTPTAAPDRKAGTDRTAMTLADGYEPESLNPLLGYGEEGVSKLFDGLVEHQADRSVRPLLAADLPKPAPDGRSWTVKLRTGVKFHDASPFNAEDVVATYRALLDPAYASTVKSSFGMLTGVNQVDPETVRFDLAYPYTPFAHKLVLGILPNEALAQPGPLAKNPFGAKPVGTGPYKLEEWRKGEKMVLAANDGYFEKVPKVRKVTVVFATDDNARAQRMKTGEFDGTSLPPALAKTFEGNGYRQITHRSADYRTVTMPMANPVTADKGLRLALNHAVDRQGMINAFLAGKGAPASTPIPQALPEFVEPAAQFRFDRAEAERILDQTGWAKRDNGIRARGDLAASFTLMYPVGDAVRKDLAQAFASDAKAVGIEVKLEGLGWEAIEPRMGKDALVLGGGNPFDPDLKSYPLLHSSFGGDGFNNPGRYSNPAVDRALEAGRREADPAQRVAQYREFQRAYAADPGMVFLAFLDHTYVVRDGWSGYQEVVDPHTHGLTWGPWWNLQDWTPQG, encoded by the coding sequence GTGAAGCGCCGACAGGTTGCCCTCCTGCTGCCCGCCATGATCGCATCGGTCGCGGTCGCCGCCGCCTGCACCACGCCGACGGCGGCGCCCGACCGCAAGGCGGGCACGGACCGCACTGCGATGACCCTCGCCGACGGCTACGAGCCGGAGAGCCTCAACCCGCTGCTCGGCTACGGCGAGGAGGGTGTGTCCAAGCTCTTCGACGGACTGGTCGAGCACCAGGCCGACCGGTCGGTGCGCCCGCTGTTGGCCGCCGACCTGCCCAAGCCCGCGCCGGACGGCAGGTCCTGGACGGTGAAGCTGCGCACCGGGGTCAAGTTCCACGACGCCAGCCCGTTCAACGCCGAGGACGTGGTGGCCACCTACCGCGCGCTGCTCGACCCGGCCTACGCCTCCACGGTGAAGTCCTCCTTCGGCATGCTCACCGGCGTCAACCAGGTCGATCCGGAGACGGTGCGCTTCGACCTCGCCTACCCGTACACGCCGTTCGCGCACAAGCTGGTGCTGGGCATCCTGCCGAACGAGGCGCTGGCCCAGCCCGGACCGCTGGCGAAGAACCCCTTCGGCGCCAAGCCGGTCGGCACCGGCCCGTACAAGCTGGAGGAGTGGCGCAAGGGCGAGAAGATGGTGCTGGCGGCCAACGACGGCTACTTCGAGAAGGTGCCGAAGGTCCGCAAGGTCACCGTGGTCTTCGCCACCGACGACAACGCGCGCGCCCAGCGGATGAAGACCGGTGAGTTCGACGGCACCTCGCTGCCGCCCGCGCTGGCCAAGACCTTCGAGGGCAACGGCTACCGGCAGATCACCCACCGCAGCGCGGACTACCGCACGGTCACCATGCCGATGGCCAACCCGGTCACCGCGGACAAGGGCCTGCGGCTGGCGCTCAACCACGCGGTGGACCGCCAGGGCATGATCAACGCCTTCCTGGCGGGCAAGGGCGCGCCCGCCTCCACCCCGATCCCGCAGGCGCTGCCGGAGTTCGTGGAGCCGGCCGCGCAGTTCCGGTTCGACCGGGCCGAGGCCGAGCGCATCCTGGACCAGACCGGCTGGGCCAAGCGGGACAACGGGATCCGCGCTCGCGGCGACCTGGCGGCCAGCTTCACGCTGATGTACCCGGTCGGCGACGCGGTGCGCAAGGACCTCGCGCAGGCCTTCGCCTCCGACGCCAAGGCGGTCGGCATCGAGGTGAAGCTGGAGGGCCTTGGCTGGGAGGCGATCGAGCCGCGGATGGGCAAGGACGCGCTGGTGCTCGGCGGCGGCAACCCGTTCGACCCCGACCTGAAGTCCTACCCGCTGCTGCACTCCAGCTTCGGCGGCGACGGCTTCAACAACCCCGGCCGTTACTCGAACCCGGCGGTGGACCGCGCCCTGGAGGCCGGACGGCGGGAGGCCGACCCGGCGCAGCGGGTGGCGCAGTACCGGGAGTTCCAGCGCGCCTACGCCGCCGACCCCGGCATGGTGTTCCTGGCCTTCCTGGACCACACCTACGTGGTGCGCGACGGCTGGAGCGGCTACCAGGAGGTCGTCGACCCGCACACGCACGGCCTCACCTGGGGCCCGTGGTGGAACCTCCAGGACTGGACCCCGCAGGGGTGA
- a CDS encoding DUF2848 domain-containing protein translates to MTRLSFELPDGETVQVTVRTLLNAGYAGRSQEEVAAHVAELAELGVPAPSVTPSLYPVAPYLAMQTEEVPVQHGRTSGEAEWALVVTEAGVLLTAACDHTDRALEVHGVAWSKQAGPDVLARQAWRLDAVADRIDRIALTGWVTGADGREQLIQQGTLGELLSPRYWLERLRADGLAEPGTVLLSGTIPMKPGVDQFAAAWRVELADPDTGARVSCGYTVRRLPAPVG, encoded by the coding sequence ATGACCCGACTGAGCTTCGAGCTGCCCGATGGCGAGACCGTCCAGGTCACCGTGCGCACGCTGCTCAACGCGGGGTACGCCGGGCGCAGCCAGGAGGAGGTGGCCGCGCACGTGGCCGAGCTGGCCGAGCTGGGTGTGCCCGCGCCCAGCGTCACGCCCAGCCTCTACCCGGTCGCGCCCTACCTGGCCATGCAGACCGAGGAGGTGCCGGTGCAGCACGGACGCACCTCGGGCGAGGCGGAGTGGGCGCTGGTGGTCACCGAGGCCGGGGTGCTGCTGACCGCGGCCTGCGACCACACCGACCGCGCGCTGGAGGTGCACGGCGTGGCCTGGAGCAAGCAGGCGGGCCCGGACGTGCTCGCCCGGCAGGCCTGGCGGCTGGACGCGGTGGCGGACCGGATCGACCGGATCGCCCTGACCGGCTGGGTCACCGGCGCGGACGGCCGGGAGCAGCTCATCCAGCAGGGCACGCTCGGTGAGCTGCTCTCGCCGCGGTACTGGCTGGAGCGGCTGCGGGCGGACGGGCTGGCCGAGCCGGGCACCGTGCTGCTCTCCGGCACCATCCCGATGAAGCCGGGAGTGGACCAGTTCGCCGCCGCCTGGCGGGTCGAACTGGCCGACCCGGACACCGGGGCGCGGGTTTCCTGCGGATACACGGTTCGTCGCCTGCCCGCGCCGGTCGGCTGA
- a CDS encoding MFS transporter → MHNQRSLIRAFTASLSDTALEWYDFAIYSSSAALVFGTLFFPSHDPLSGTLLAFSTYAVGYLSRPLGGFVFGRLGDVIGRKKVLVTTLLITGASTFVIGLLPTHEDIGVTAAVLLVLLRFAQGVGLGGEWGGAVLLSSEFGDPARRGFWASAAQVGPPLGTLLANGVIALLGVALSAEDFLAWGWRVAFLLSAVLVIFGLWIRAKLEETPVFQAIAEHGERPTAPVTEVFTTQRHQLAAAVLCRVCPDVLYALFAVFVLTYATQELGVPRGWALAAVLIGSAVQVFLIPLAGALSDRWGRRRMLAVGTLAAMAWPLVFFPLAEARSLPLLVLGVLGGLVIHSALFGPQAAFIAEQFTPRLRYTGSSLAYTLAGVIGGAVAPLLFTYLLAEFHNWPALAAYLAVTGVISLIGLALGRNPDPAEQLLTPPAAPSASPADAS, encoded by the coding sequence ATGCATAACCAGCGATCCCTGATCCGGGCCTTCACCGCGAGCCTGAGCGACACCGCACTCGAGTGGTACGACTTCGCCATCTACTCCTCCAGTGCCGCCCTGGTCTTCGGCACGCTGTTCTTCCCCAGCCACGACCCCCTGTCCGGCACCCTGCTGGCCTTCTCCACCTACGCCGTCGGCTACCTGTCCCGGCCGCTGGGCGGGTTCGTCTTCGGCCGCCTCGGCGATGTGATCGGCCGGAAGAAGGTGCTGGTCACCACCCTGTTGATCACCGGGGCGTCCACTTTCGTGATCGGCCTGCTGCCCACCCACGAGGACATCGGGGTGACCGCCGCGGTGCTGCTGGTGCTGCTGCGCTTCGCCCAGGGCGTCGGCCTCGGCGGGGAGTGGGGCGGCGCGGTGCTGCTCTCCAGCGAGTTCGGCGACCCGGCCCGCCGCGGCTTCTGGGCCTCGGCCGCCCAGGTCGGCCCGCCGCTGGGCACCCTGCTGGCCAACGGCGTGATCGCGCTGCTCGGCGTGGCGCTGAGCGCCGAGGACTTCCTGGCCTGGGGCTGGCGGGTGGCCTTCCTGCTGTCGGCGGTGCTGGTGATCTTCGGCCTGTGGATCAGGGCCAAGCTGGAGGAGACCCCGGTCTTCCAGGCTATCGCCGAGCACGGCGAGCGCCCCACCGCGCCGGTCACCGAGGTGTTCACCACCCAGCGCCACCAGCTCGCCGCCGCGGTGCTCTGCCGGGTCTGCCCGGACGTGCTCTACGCCCTGTTCGCGGTGTTCGTGCTGACCTATGCCACCCAGGAGCTGGGCGTGCCACGCGGCTGGGCGCTGGCCGCGGTGCTGATCGGCTCGGCCGTGCAGGTCTTCCTGATCCCGCTGGCCGGCGCGCTGTCCGACCGCTGGGGCCGCCGCCGGATGCTGGCCGTGGGCACCCTCGCCGCGATGGCCTGGCCACTGGTGTTCTTCCCGCTGGCCGAAGCCCGCTCGCTGCCGCTACTCGTCCTCGGCGTGCTGGGCGGCCTGGTGATCCACTCCGCCCTGTTCGGCCCGCAGGCGGCCTTCATCGCCGAGCAGTTCACCCCCAGGCTGCGCTACACCGGCAGCTCACTGGCCTACACCCTGGCCGGGGTGATCGGCGGCGCGGTCGCCCCACTGCTGTTCACCTATCTGCTGGCGGAGTTCCACAACTGGCCGGCGCTGGCCGCCTACCTCGCGGTGACCGGCGTGATCTCCCTGATCGGCCTGGCCCTCGGCCGCAACCCCGACCCGGCCGAGCAGCTGCTCACCCCGCCAGCAGCACCTTCAGCGTCGCCTGCAGATGCGTCGTGA
- a CDS encoding GntR family transcriptional regulator — MASGRDRAYEFLKDTVLGDPAMQGQFINEQELADRIGVSRTPIREALLMLAAEDLLRLVPKKGAYIPAMTMREIKELMELRELLERHAAERVLAGDRSALNGMAEALEAQRGLLTSEDSRGFIEWDRRFHAALVSATGNQLLVRVYDGLRARQVTVGVAALGRAAGRREAVLAEHELILNSLAEGDGLAASLAITTHLQATLKVLLAG; from the coding sequence ATGGCCAGTGGCCGTGACCGCGCCTACGAGTTCCTGAAGGACACGGTCCTGGGTGATCCGGCCATGCAGGGACAGTTCATCAACGAGCAGGAGCTCGCTGACCGTATCGGTGTGTCGCGCACGCCCATCCGCGAGGCACTGCTCATGCTCGCCGCCGAGGACCTGCTGCGCCTGGTGCCGAAGAAGGGCGCCTACATCCCCGCGATGACCATGCGGGAGATCAAGGAGCTGATGGAGCTCCGCGAGCTCCTGGAACGGCATGCCGCCGAACGCGTGCTGGCCGGGGACCGGAGCGCGCTGAACGGGATGGCCGAGGCGCTCGAGGCCCAGCGCGGACTGCTCACCAGCGAGGACTCCCGCGGTTTCATCGAGTGGGACCGGCGCTTCCACGCCGCGCTGGTCTCGGCCACCGGCAACCAGCTGCTGGTGCGGGTCTACGACGGGTTGCGGGCCAGGCAGGTCACCGTCGGGGTGGCCGCGCTGGGCCGGGCGGCCGGGCGGCGGGAGGCGGTGCTGGCCGAGCACGAGCTGATCCTCAACTCCCTCGCCGAGGGGGACGGGCTGGCCGCCTCGCTGGCCATCACGACGCATCTGCAGGCGACGCTGAAGGTGCTGCTGGCGGGGTGA
- a CDS encoding carbon-nitrogen hydrolase family protein gives MRIGLCQIVSGAHPAQNLELVREGISLAADQGAELVVFPEATMACFGGPKLTDIAEPVDGPWGTAVGRLAKEAGVLVVAGMFTPAPDGRVYNTLLVTGGDDPVGYHKIHLFDAFGFTESKTVAPGDDLVAIEIGGVTVGMTTCYDLRFPELYRALADNGASVIITAASWGAGEGKREQWELLTRARALDSTTWVVACGQADPASAGIEPSGNAPTGVGYSAVVDPFGRVQAALGAEPEVLVVSIDPFVTEQAREAIPVLENRRL, from the coding sequence GTGCGAATCGGCCTGTGTCAGATCGTGTCGGGCGCCCACCCCGCCCAGAACCTGGAACTGGTTCGGGAGGGCATCAGCCTGGCCGCGGACCAGGGCGCCGAGCTGGTGGTCTTCCCCGAGGCCACGATGGCCTGCTTCGGCGGCCCGAAGCTGACCGACATCGCCGAGCCGGTGGACGGCCCCTGGGGCACCGCGGTCGGCAGGCTGGCCAAGGAGGCCGGGGTGCTGGTGGTCGCGGGCATGTTCACCCCCGCGCCGGACGGCCGGGTGTACAACACGCTGCTGGTCACCGGCGGCGACGACCCGGTGGGCTACCACAAGATCCACCTGTTCGACGCCTTCGGCTTCACCGAGTCCAAGACGGTCGCGCCGGGCGACGACCTGGTGGCGATCGAGATCGGCGGCGTCACCGTCGGCATGACCACCTGCTACGACCTCCGCTTCCCCGAGCTCTACCGCGCCCTGGCCGACAACGGCGCCAGCGTCATCATCACCGCCGCCTCCTGGGGCGCCGGCGAGGGCAAGCGCGAGCAGTGGGAGCTGCTGACCAGGGCCCGCGCCCTGGACTCCACCACCTGGGTGGTCGCCTGCGGCCAGGCCGACCCGGCCAGCGCGGGCATCGAGCCCAGCGGGAACGCCCCCACCGGCGTCGGCTACAGCGCGGTGGTGGACCCCTTCGGCCGGGTGCAGGCCGCGCTGGGCGCGGAACCGGAGGTGCTGGTGGTCAGCATCGACCCGTTCGTCACCGAGCAGGCCCGCGAGGCCATCCCCGTGCTGGAGAACCGCAGGCTCTGA
- the nadC gene encoding carboxylating nicotinate-nucleotide diphosphorylase: MGRAGLDVDDVQRVISLALGEDLRYGPDATTDATVPREAVAEADLNPRKGGVLAGGVVALAVFDTVIGAENYEVLELRKDGEKLSPGESALRLRGPVRGLLTAERTALNLVCHLSGVATATAAWVDAVNGTGCVVRDSRKTLPGLRLLQKYAVRCGGGENHRLGLGDAVLIKDNHVVAAGGVVEALKLARQHAPHLPCEVEVTSLEELDLVLGEEASLVLLDNFTPEQCAEAVRRAAGTATKLEASGGLTLDVARQYAETGVDYLAVGGLTHSSPALDLGLDLR; encoded by the coding sequence CTGGGCCGGGCCGGGCTGGACGTCGACGACGTGCAGCGGGTGATCAGCCTGGCCCTGGGCGAGGACCTACGGTACGGCCCGGACGCGACCACGGACGCGACCGTGCCACGGGAGGCGGTCGCCGAGGCCGACCTGAACCCGCGCAAGGGCGGGGTGCTGGCCGGCGGGGTGGTCGCGCTGGCGGTGTTCGACACGGTGATCGGCGCGGAGAACTACGAGGTCCTGGAGCTGCGCAAGGACGGGGAGAAGCTGTCGCCGGGGGAGAGCGCGCTGCGGCTGCGCGGCCCGGTGCGCGGGCTGCTCACCGCCGAGCGGACCGCGCTGAACCTGGTCTGCCACCTCTCCGGGGTGGCCACCGCGACCGCGGCCTGGGTGGACGCGGTCAACGGCACCGGGTGCGTGGTGCGGGACAGCCGCAAGACCCTGCCCGGCCTGCGGCTGCTGCAGAAGTACGCGGTGCGCTGCGGCGGCGGGGAGAACCACCGGCTGGGCCTCGGCGACGCGGTGCTGATCAAGGACAACCACGTGGTCGCCGCCGGTGGGGTGGTGGAGGCGCTGAAGCTGGCCCGCCAGCACGCGCCGCACCTGCCCTGCGAGGTGGAGGTGACCTCGCTGGAGGAGCTGGACCTGGTGCTCGGCGAGGAGGCCTCGCTGGTGCTGCTGGACAACTTCACGCCTGAGCAGTGCGCCGAGGCGGTGCGCAGGGCGGCCGGGACCGCGACGAAGCTGGAGGCCTCCGGCGGGCTGACGCTGGACGTGGCCAGGCAGTACGCCGAGACCGGGGTGGACTACCTGGCGGTGGGCGGGCTGACGCACTCCTCGCCCGCGCTGGACCTGGGGCTTGACCTGCGCTGA